In Ketobacter sp. MCCC 1A13808, the sequence GGCTTCGCTACCTTCATCAGCTCGAACGTTACCTTTGATGGTGCCTTCTACCAACAAACCACCTTCAAATTTTACATCGCCATCAACAACCGTTCCCTTGGAAATCATCGTGGTTTTGCCGGCGTGGCGATCAAAGTCGACTTTCTTACCTTTATCCTTTCCCCACATCACTCGTTACCTCTTGTACTTTCCAATCAAACCGCTTTTCCAACCGGGTTGCTTTCCGGCCTTTGGATTGCGCGATCACCTCTATCTGCTCCGGAACAAACCCATCCGGGAGCACAACCTCACCAGCAACATCCTGAAAGTAACGGAATTTGAACGGTACACTGCTACTTTCGAACTCACCTGAAATGCCTTTGAAGGATAAGCTTTCTTTCTTGCCTTGACGCACACCCAACAAATTCATCGAAACTTTGCCCTGTATAAACGAACTGTTATCTGCAACCTGAGTCATCACAACCTTGTATTTGAAACGACGCTTATTAAACGTTGAGGACAGCTCTATTTTTTCGATACGCAAGCCTTTATCGTTTTTACCCGGCACCATGATGCTTTTATAAAAATTAACAGCCTCTTGCAGTTCAGAAACTTTGTTTTGCAATTGCACGTTTTCCTGCCTAACGCGCTCCGATGCTTGCCGCTCCAATTCAATTCCATGTTTATTAATAGCCGTCTGAGACTGCAACTCATCCAACTGCTGTTGCAGCTGAGCGTTGGTTGATTTCAGTTGTTCGACCTCCGTGGACACTTGCATTTGACTCTGACTTCCGTAAAAGAAGCCGGCACCCAAACACCCACCTGCAACAATCACCATAGTGAACAAAACCAATATGAAACTTCGCCAACGGGAGCTTTTCCCAACCGGCACCAGCATCATGCGCGGATCAGGCGAACTTACCGGTCGATCTGAGTCCCGCGCCACACTCCACTCCTTAAGGCATTAATGCAATTTGATCCAGGCCTGCCGATTCCGCCAGTCCAAACATGATATTCATATTCTGGACAGCCTGGCCGGCAGCCCCTTTTACCAGGTTATCTATGACCGATAGCACCACGACGGTATCACCACCTTGCGGCACATGCACTGCGACCCTGCAGTGATTAGCTCCCTTCACACTACGGGTTTCCGGAAGCGAGCCTGACGGCATCACATCAACAAAAGCGTCGTTTGCGTAGCGTTCCTGGTATAACGATTGCAAATCCGTACCGGTATTATTAAGACGTGCATAAAGTGTAGCGTGTATTCCCCGAATCATCGGTGTTAAATGTGGAACGAACGTCAGCCCCACCGGGTTATCGCTGGCACGTTCCAAACCTTGTTTGATCTCTGGCAAATGTCGATGCCCGGCAACGCCATACGCTTTAAAGTTTTCACTGGCTTCGCACAATAATGAACCTAGTTTGGCTTCGCGGCCCGCTCCACTGACACCAGACTTGACGTCAGCAATTAAACCATTCTGATCCACCAAACCTTGCTCAAGCAAGGGCAAAAAACCCAACTGTACCGCTGTGGGGTAGCAGCCGGGGTTTGCAACCAGGGCCGCTTCGGCAATGGCTGCGCGATTCACTTCCGGCAACCCGTAAACCGCTTGCTGGAGAACATCCACACAGGCATGGGGAATGCCATACCATTTTTCCCAAACCTGAGGATCCTGTAAACGGAAGTCAGCCGCCAGATCAATAATTTTCACGCCAGCACGTAAAAGCTCTGGGACCATTTTCATTGCGACACCATTGGGCGTTGCAAAGAAAACCAGATCGCATTCAGAAAGCGTCTCTACCTGAGGATGGGTAAATTCCAGATCCAGATACCCCCGCAAGTTCGGATAAAGCTCGTGCACCTGACTTCCCGCCTCGGAGCGAGAAGTTACCGCGGTTAAGGAGACTTTAGGATGCTGAACCAACAAGCGTAGCAGCTCGACTCCGGTATATCCGGTTCCGCCAACTACGCCGACTTTTATCTGGGCGCTATCATTCATGGCTAACTCAATTCACTTAAACTAACTGGGTATGCAATCATAAAGCAGCTCGTGATGTAATAAAAATCCTAACTTGTTGTTAATGCGAATTTTTTGATTAGTAAGCGTCAATACTGCATGCTATCAGCGTGACTGATAGGGTCTACACCGAGAATTGCGGCAACCCTATCTGGTAAGCGTAGCGTATTTGAGAACCCTGTCTGCTCATGAAACTTGATTTTGATCGCATCCGTGAAAAATTATCCACCGTGGATGCTTTACCATTACTGTCTTTGCTGGGAATTTTGGCCGGTCTCAGCTCCGGCTTGATCATTCTTCTGTTCCGGTTTGTCATCGAATTCATTCTGACACTGTTTTTACCCGGGTCGTCTGAGAATTTCGAAGCTCTAAACCCGTTACTCCACAGCGCCCTTCCGCTTGCAGGTGCGGCGACCCTCGGCACAGGCTTTCATTTTCTGGCCAAAGAGCAGAGGCGCACCGGAATTGGCTATGTCATTGAACGCTTTAATCTACATCAGGGCGCCATTTCCCTACGCAGCTTACTGGTGCAGTTTGGGGGCGCCGCAGTGGCTCTGATTAGCGGCTTATCAATGGGGAGAGAAGGCCCGGCTGTTCATCTGGGCGCCGCCGGTGGCAGCTTACTGGGACAGTGGTCGAGGCTTCCGAATAACAGTGTTCGCGTATTAACCGGGTGCGGCTGCGCTGCCGCCATTTCAGCTTCGTTTAATACGCCGATAGCGGGTGTTATTTTCGCTATGGAAGTGATCATGATGGAATACAGCATCTCGACTTTTATACCGATTATTCTGGCTTCGGTAGTTGGCGCATCACTTACACGCGCTGCTTATGGCCATGCGCCTGCGTTTTCTATACCGGAAGTACAGCTCGGTTCCCTGATCGAGCTGCCGTTTATCGTCGTTTGCGGGCTGGTAATCGGCTGCCTGGCGGCGGCTTTAATTTATCTTTCTCGAGAATGCTTTCATAAAACCAGGCGCTTGGGCGTGGGAGTCCGCTTCCTGTTAGCCGGAGCCATTACCGGGTTCGCGGGCTTTCTGGCCCCCCAGATTCTCGGAATTGGGTACGACACCGTAAACGCGGCTTTGGTCGGCGGCCTGGGTATCTGGGCTTTATTGCTGATTATGAGTCTTAAAATTGTGGCAACAGGCGCTTGCGTAGGAATGGGGCTACCGGGCGGGATCATTGGACCATCACTGTTTATTGGGGCGATGGCCGGTGCCATTTTCGGCTCTCTCAGTGCAGCCATGCTGCCGGACAATGCGAATATTACACTCTATGTTTTATTGGGAATGGCAGGCATGATGGCGGCTACTCTGGAGGCCCCCCTGGCCGCGTTGATGACGCTACTGGAATTAACTTTCGAAGCAAATATCATCTTTCCCGGCATGCTGGTTGTGGTAATTTCGAGTTTGGTGGCTTCGCAATTATTCAAACAAAAGAGTATTTTTCAAACCTTGCTGAAAGCTCAGGGGATTACAGTCCGCATCAGTCCACTGGCTACTCACTTGCACCGGATAGGGGTAGCAGCCGTTATGGACAGAAGCGTTCGCCGGATAAAGCCGCTGATCAGCCGTGAAGAAGCTGACGAACTCCTTAAGAAGCAGCCCAATTGGCTGCTAATTGAAAAAGACGGTCTACCGAGCCACTTTCTGCCGGCGGCCGACTTGGCACTGCACTTGGGTAATCTGGATGAGCAGTCAAAAGAAAAACCCTCCGAGAATGGCAACATAGAACAGATTAACTTATTGGATATCCCCGCGCACCGGGATAACGTTTCGCCCATTCTGCTGAGCGCCACGCTACAGGAAGCGCTTGAAACCATGAAGCGTCACGACGTGAACGCAGTCTATGTCCGACGCATGTCAGCACCGAACATCTATCGGGTTTTCGGCTTGGTGCGCAAGCAAGATATCGAACACTTTTATCAGGTATAGACGTCTATGTTATTGGTTAAAGCTTTCCATCTTATCGCGGTTATTTGCTGGTTTGCGGGATTATTTTATTTACCCAGGCTGTTTGTTTATCACTGCCAAGCGCTTGCTGAAAACGATACAACCGGTGCTGAACGCTTTAAAATCATGGAGCGCAAGCTATACCGCGGCATCATGACACCCTCCATGCTGATTGCTTTAGCTTTGGGTTTATGGATGCTGATTGACCGCTGGGATCCGTACTTTAAAACCGCAGCGTGGATGCATATCAAACTCACTTTGGTGATCCTATTACTGATATATCATCATATTTGCGGACGCTTTCTAAAGCGGTTTGCAGAGGACAAAAACGAGCTTAGCGAGCGCTTCTATCGCGCCTTCAATGAGGCGCCTGTTTTAATTCTGGTAGCCGTCATTATTCTGGTAACGTTAAAAATGCCAACTTGAAGTCGCGATCCAGGCCTGCGCAGGAGGACCCGTCATGGCTACGCAATGTAAACAATTTGACAGCAATAACGAATACTATTTCCAAGAAGGCTGTTTTATCATTGAATGCAGTAATAGTGTGGATGACCCTGCAGTTTCTATCGCCCAAGCTCGGGTTGAAGCAGGTAAAACCACTCGCTGGCACCGTCTGATAAATACCACTGAGCGCTATCTGATTCTATCCGGAACCGGTATCGCTGAAACCGAAGACCGGCCGGCCACCCCCCTGACCCAGGGAGACATTCTAATAATACCCGCTGGTCACGCACAGCGGATTCATAACCCCGGGGATAGTGATTTAGTCTTTCTGGCCATTTGCAGTCCACGCTTTGAGGTCCGGAACTATCAAGATGCAGAGGATCTGGTTTAAAATTAACCATTTGCATTTACACACCTGAAGGAAATCAACATGATGCTGCACCGTATTGTTGTCGTTGGCGGAGGTGCCGGCGGGTTGGAATTAGCAACCGTGCTGGGCAATAAAGCCGGTAGAAAACGGTTGGCAGAAGTCACTCTGGTTGACGCCAGCATGACTCACCTGTGGAAACCCAAATTACATGAAGTCGCTGCCGGAGTGCTCAACGCTGACCTGGATGAGCTGAACTACGTTGCCCACGCTAAACGTCATCACTTTCGCTTTATCATGGGACGTATGTCAGGGCTGGATCGAGACAACAAAGAATTGGTGCTGGCTCCGCACTACAGCAATGGGGAGGAAGTACTGCCGGAGCGAAGACTGTCCTACGACACCTTGGTCATTTCCATCGGTAGCAATACCAACGATTTTGGCACTCAGGGAGCGTCCGATCACTGCATTTTCCTGGATCAACGTGCAGCCGCCGAAGATTTCCACCGCCGCTTTCTGAACCAGTATCTCAAAGCGAGTCAATCGCACTCGGTTGAAGAGCCCCATTGTAATATTGCGATTGTCGGGGCCGGTGCCACTGGAGTGGAGTTAGCAGCAGAGCTATGCCATTCAGCTCATGAACTCGTGAGCTACGGCTTTGATCAGATTAAACCCGAAAATTTAACGATTACTATCGTCGAGGCTTCACAACGGGTTCTGCCGGTTTTGTCAGAAAAGGCTTCTATCGCTATTTTGCAGCAACTGGAAGATCTGAACATTCGGGTGATGACCAATGAGATGGTGACCGAGATCACCGAAGAGGGGTTGCACACCAAAAGCGGCAAATTCATTCCCGCCTCTTTGAAGGTCTGGAGCGCAGGCATCAAAGCGCCCGAATTCCTGAAGAACCTGGCCGGCCTGGAAAGTAACCGGATTAACCAGCTTATTGTCAAACCGACGCTGCAGACGACTCTGGACGAGCGCATTTTTGCGCTGGGAGACTGCGCCCAATGCCCACGCCCTGACAACGACTCTCCGGTGCCACCTCGTGCCCAATCAGCCCATCAACAGGCCATGCTACTGGCCAAATCCTTAATTGGCTCACTGAAAGGGAAAGCACTGCTGGAGTTCCAATATGAAGATAAGGGTTCACTGATCTCCTTAAGCAAATACAGCAGCGTCGGCAATATTATGGGCAATCTGAGTAAGGATTTCACTTTTGAAGGCAAAGTCGCACGATGGATGTACGTCACTCTGTACCGGATGCACCAGTTCACGCTGCACGGCACCTTGCGAACATTACTATTAATCATACGGGACAGGATTAACCGGCGGGCCAGCCCCAACTTGAAGCTGCACTAAAAGAGTCAAAAAATACTCGCCATGGCAGCCCAATCTGCAACATGGCGAGTGCATTTAACGCACAAATGCTAGAAGAGAAGATAGCAAGAGTTCTGTTTAACCACGCACACTCGGTCAAAACAGTTTTTGTAGACTGGTTAGTCACGGGCCTTATTGTATTAAATCTAAACGCTAATGCAACTGACCTTTAGTAACAAGATAATTGGCCAAACTGTCCACTCTAATTTAGAAACGAATAACCGTTGTGGTAACGCGCAAGCAGTCAAAGCTTAAGCTGGCGCTGATTGCCCTACTGCTATGCCCCCTTGGAATGTTGGAGTGCCCTGTGCTGGTACACGCTTAATATACTCTTCCAGCTATTTCCCGACTCACCCTGGCAATCTGCTCTGCCAAAAAACAGGTTGCCGGTCCGGCAGCATCTTTATCCTTATAAATTAGATATAGGTGGCCGAATCGACTGCCCCCTTCAGCCATATCCAATGCCTGTAATTCTCCGCTGCGCAAATCGTCTTCAATTTGAAGCCTGGGTACCCAGGCGAAGCCCAGCCCCTGCTTTAGGGCTCTGACGGAGGTGGTAATGTTGGTCACTGTCCAGCGCTGTTCGGCCTCTAACCAGGGAGCACTGAGCCTGCGTTGCGGACCGGAATCCCGAGTGACCAATTGTCTCTGCTGCTTTAAATCCTGGAGTGTAATCTTACGATCCAGGCCGTTCAAAGGATGATCAGGGCTGGCAACGCAAACAAACTCCAGACGTAAGAGGGGCTCCCCGGCAAAACCCTGAGGCACGCTAGGGGACACCAATAGATCCAGTTGCCCGCTCACCAACAGGTCCTGACCACCCGATAGCACGGATTCCATCAGTTCAACCCGCGTATCCGGATAACGCTGGGAAAACTGCGCTAAAACGCACAATAATTCGGTGTACGGAAATACTACATCCACAGAGACATCAATACGCGCTTCTATTCCCCGCGCCAGGTTCTCTGCAATTTTCTCCAAAGAAATCGCGCTGTCGAGCAACTGCTTGGAACGCCTCAACAACACCTCCCCCTCTTTGGTCAAAACCGCCTTGCGCCCAATAACGCTGAGCACTTTTACACCCAAAACCTGTTCCAGTTTCTTTACCGAATAACTGAGGGTGGATTGTGTCTTGTGAATCTTTTCAGCCGCTTGGGCGTATCCTCCATGCTCTACAACCGCTTGAAACGCACGCCACTGCTCTAGAGTGACATTTGGAATAACAGTACCTGACACAGTGAGCGCTCCCTTAGCAAACGATCCAAACATCTTATGTTTCGAATATTTCGATATTATCTTACGAAATATTCCGATTTTAAATCTATTTATTCGAACTAATATGGTTTCAACACCGAAACAAACCACATTCGATACAGGACATTCCAAGGAGCCGATTATGAACTTACTTCACATCAGCAGCAGCCTTTTCAGTGATCAGGGTAATTCCAAACAACTTGCCGACCATTTCGTTCAAACATGGATTGCGCAACACCCGGACGGCGCGGTAACCGAGCGCGACCTGAGTAAAGACCCGGTACCCCACCTGGATCAGGCAACGTTCACTGCAAATATCACCGCTGTCGATCAACGCACCGAGCAGCAACGGGCACAGGCACGCTTAGCCGACACCCTAGTAGAGGAACTGATGGAGGCCGATGTTCTTGTGCTGAGTGTGCCTATGTACAATTTTGGTATCCCGTCCACATTGAAAGCCTGGATCGATAACGTGGCACGTGCAGGCACCACGTTCAAATACACAGCAACAGGCCCGGTCGGATTAGTGAAAAACACCAAAGCAGTTGTGCTGACTGCACGAGGCGGTGCCTATGTTGGTACACCAAACGACACGCAAACACCCTACCTGACAACACTGCTGGGATTTCTGGGTATAACCGACGTGCAATTTATTTACGCTGAACGGTTGAATATGGAGCCGGAAAAAGCGCCTGAGATTATAAACAGAGCAAAAGCCGAGGCCGAAAAGCTGGCAGCGAGCACCTGAAACCCACAGTGAAAACGACGGTGATCGCCATACACCTTAGTTGAAGCACGTAGCCAAAACACGTTAAGGAGAGCCCAATATGAACACGATAATGCATCGCTTAACCGCTCAACCCGCCTCCGACGGAGCAGGTGTTAAAATCAAGCGCGTCTCCCCGGGTAGGGGTTACCGTATTCTGGATCCATTTCTGATGCTTGATGAGCTCCGTTCGGATTCCGCAGGGGATTATGCTGCAGGCTTTCCATCGCACCCGCACCGGGGCTTTGAAACCATTACTTACATGCGCAAGGGGTTACTTGAGCATCAGGATCACCTGGGAAATCGAGGTGTTATAGAAAATGGTGGTGCCCAGTGGATGACAGCCGGGCGTGGAGTCATCCACTCAGAAATGCCATTGCAGAAAGAAGGTTTTTTTCATGGCTTCCAACTGTGGTTGAACCTGCCGGCAAATGAAAAAATGCGCGATCCGGAATACCACAATCTGAAGGCTGACGATATTCCACTGATACGGGAAGGTACCCATGTGATTCACGTGCTGGGGGGCCGCTTCCTTGCCGGCAGCACAGTCACAAGCGGTCCGATAGGAGACCGGTCAACCGACCCTCACCTGTGGGATATTGAACTCAATGATGGCAACGAATTGAGCTTGAGACTGGATCCGGGCCTTAACGTACTGCTGTATGCCTATGAGGGTAAGCTCAGCGTGAACGGCGAGCCTTTGTTTACGCACCAAATGGCCACCACGGAGTCGGGGACCGCTTTGAGCCTGAAGGCGGAAAGCTCGGCCAAGGTGCTATTGCTGGCGGGACGTCCGCTTGCGGAACCGGTCGCCCAGTACGGCCCTTTTGTCATGAACACCCGGGAGCAGATAGAAGAAGCTATCCATGAGTATCAGTCAGGAGCCTTGACCGGCTCCTGACCGGTTATTCTGTCGCAGCGACCTGCACTGCCATCTCACTGATGCATACCGTGCTCAGTGATGATGGTGATGGGATTCGCTATCATCGGCATCCCTCTTTACCGTCAACGGCACTTCCAGCTTTTCACCATCGGAAAACTCGAGCTCCACTGTAACCGTTTCCCCTTCTTTTAGCGGCTGCTTCAAACCGATCAGCATGATATGACGGCCTCCGGGCTCGAATGAAATACTGCGGCCCGAAAGCACATCAAATTTCTTCACCGGGCGCATGGCTGTCACTCCGTGAGCGCCAACCACCATATGCATTTCCGCGGTTTCAGCAACGGCACTGCTGGCTTTAACTAATACACGATCACGCTTACTTTCATTCTTCAGCTCAAAATAAGCCGCCGTAGTACCCGTTACCGGGGGCACCATCCGAACCCAGCCTTTTTCCACACTAAGCTCGGTAGCGGCGATAACCACACCGGAAAATCCGAGAGCCAATGTCATCACAACTGTTTTAATCCACATGATCACTATTCCTTATAATAAACTTTCAATACCCTCGACAATTTTGTCGATAGGTTCATCAGTACCGTACAGTGCCCGGATGCGTCCGGCGTCATCCAATAAATAAATATAATCGCTGTGGGAAAACAATATCCCGGCGGCGGATTCCGATTTCTGCTCTATCGCAATGACACCATACAGCTTGTTCACTTCTGCAATTTGCTCCGGTGTTCCGGTGAATCCCACAAACTCTTTACCGAAATACGGCAGATATTGCTTCAGCCGCTCTACCGTGTCGCGCACCGGATCAAAGGTAATAAAAACTGGCTGCACTTTGCTACGACTATCACCCAGTGCATTCATCACATTGGCCATACGATTCAACACCATAGGGCATATATCAGGACAATGGGTATAGCCAAAATTCAGCAACACCACTTTACCTGCAAAATCACTTAATTTGCCCTTCCCCCCTTCAGTTGAATCGAGCTGAAAATCACCGCCGAGCTTGTTATTGACCGGTAACTCCTGCTTTGCAGAAGATTGTGAATCACAGGCGGTAAGCGGCAGGACCAGCAACAAGCTCAATATTGGGCCCGACACTAGCTTAAGCAATGATTTCATGTATTTGCAGACTCCCTGATTTATAACGAAATTTTGCACGCTTCGATACTAACTTAAAGCCAGCGTTGCTGAAACTGTGAAAACTGCCGCAGTCCCCTGTATAATGCGCATCCCCTGTAATGCTCTGATGTTGATACCATGCGCAAGAAACTGTTTATTGAGACCCACGGCTGCCAAATGAACGAATACGACTCCAATCGTATGGCCGATTTATTGGGCGTTTCCTACCAACTGGAGTTGACAGACAAGGCGGAGGATGCTGATGTCTTGCTGCTCAACACCTGCTCCATCCGGGAAAAGGCGCAAGAAAAAGTATTCCATCAGCTTGGACGCTGGAAAAAATTAAAAGACCGTAATCCTGAACTGGTGATCGGAGTCGGAGGCTGTGTAGCAAGCCAGGAAGGCTCGGCAATTCGTGATCGAGCGCCCTATGTCGACATGGTGTTTGGCCCACAAACATTGCACCGTCTACCCAATATGATCGAAACCATCGACGTTACGCACGAACCAGTTGTCGATGTCAGCTTCCCGGAAATAGAAAAGTTCGATAATTTGCCGGAGCCCAGTGTAGACGGGCCGAAGGCCTTTGTATCCATCATGGAGGGCTGCAGCAAGTACTGCACATTTTGCGTCGTACCCTACACGCGAGGCGAGGAAATAAGCCGACGCTTTGAAGACGTCATTAAAGAAGTAACTCACCTGGCCAACCAGGGTGTTCGTGAGGTCAACCTTTTGGGGCAGAATGTGAACGCCTATCGCGGCGAAAATGCGGAAGGCGATCAGGTTGATTTGGCTGAGTTAATCGACCGCATCTCCGATATACAGGGCATCGGCCGTATCCGGTTCACCACCAGCCATCCGGTTGAATTCAGTGATTCCCTTATCGACATATACGCCCGCGCGCCCAAATTGGTCAGCCATCTCCACTTGCCAGTGCAAAGTGGATCAGATCGCATCCTAAGCGCCATGAAACGGGGGCATCTGGCTGACGAATACCGCGCCAAGATCGCGCGCATTGTTGCGAATCGCCCCGACATCAGCTTGTCATCCGATTTTATCATCGGTTTCCCCGGAGAAACCGAGGACGACTTTAACGACACCCTTCAGCTCATTGACGACATTGGCTTTGATACCAGCTTCAGCTTTATCTACAGCGCCCGCCCGGGAACACCGGCGGCCGATCTGGTGGATGACACACCGATGGTCGAGAAGAAGCGTCGATTATCTCTATTGCAACACCGTATTTTACAGAATGCGCAGGAGATAAGCCGCCGCATGGTGGGAAGTGAACAGGTTATTCTGGTTGATGGCATCTCAAGAAAAGATCCTGGCCAGCTACAGGGGCGCACTGAAAACAATCGGGTGGTGAATTTCAGACATGACGATGACGAACTAATCGGCCGCTTTGTCAAGGTGCATATTGAACAGGCACTACCAAACTCGTTGCTGGGTCGTTTCTGTGAAATGGCGGAAGATAATTTGGAGCTGACGTCGCCGTAATAAAGGCCGCAAAAAATAAACGGTGGCCGGCGATAAAAATCGTCCGGACCACCGCATCCTGCGTTGTTCACGAATACAGCAAACTATAAAAGAAACCCGGAAACCCGCACGAATACGACTTAATTTCGTACCGGCTTCCATGCTAACACCCCAGCATATTGCCCCAATGGGTTTCTACAGGCTTTCCCCCAGGAATACTGATGTCTCGTTGAAACAAACACGACAAGACTAATGCAGAGTGCGTGCCAACTTCATAAACCGCTGTTTTATAAGAAAAATGTTCGATAAGCCGATATTCCGAATCAAAGTAGTGTAAATTACTCCGACGATTGCAGCCCTCAAGCCGGTTAAAAAGCGAACTAATTTAACACCCTGGCGAACAACCGAAGGGAGCAAAAAGTGAGTGCACGAGCACCATTTATTCTTAAAAAGAATTTACGCTTTTCCTGAATAGCGCTTCCGTATATTCTTATAACCATTCAACAATTGAAGGGCGTTCCACGCATCCACATTGAACGAGACCGAAACAACACATCAACTAAAACTGGAGCCAGCAGATTCCAGCCGCCTTGCCAGGTTGTGTGGTCAATTTGACGAACACCTGCGCCAAATCGAAGATAAACTCGAGGTACAAATCAAAAACCGGGGCAACACGTTTCAGCTCACCGGACACCCGAGTCGCGTCAAAAGTGCGTGCGATGTACTCAAAGCTCTCTATAAAGACACCCATTCGGACCAGTACCTGAGCGCCGACGATGTTCACCTTCTGCTGCGGGAGTCATTGATGGATTCCGACCTCCCGGAAACACCCTTGAACCCCGGTGAAGTGGACCATGAAGCTGCGGAGTTGACTATTCGCACCCGAAAAGGGCTGATAAAACCACGCGGCGATAATCAGAAGGCGTATGTGCGGCAAATTTTCCGCAATGATATCAACTTCGGCATTGGACCGGCAGGTACGGGGAAAACCTATCTGGCCGTCGCCTGCGCTGTGGAAGCACTAGAGGCAGAAAAAGTCCGGCGAATTCT encodes:
- a CDS encoding DUF6776 family protein, translated to MARDSDRPVSSPDPRMMLVPVGKSSRWRSFILVLFTMVIVAGGCLGAGFFYGSQSQMQVSTEVEQLKSTNAQLQQQLDELQSQTAINKHGIELERQASERVRQENVQLQNKVSELQEAVNFYKSIMVPGKNDKGLRIEKIELSSTFNKRRFKYKVVMTQVADNSSFIQGKVSMNLLGVRQGKKESLSFKGISGEFESSSVPFKFRYFQDVAGEVVLPDGFVPEQIEVIAQSKGRKATRLEKRFDWKVQEVTSDVGKG
- a CDS encoding NAD(P)/FAD-dependent oxidoreductase, whose amino-acid sequence is MLHRIVVVGGGAGGLELATVLGNKAGRKRLAEVTLVDASMTHLWKPKLHEVAAGVLNADLDELNYVAHAKRHHFRFIMGRMSGLDRDNKELVLAPHYSNGEEVLPERRLSYDTLVISIGSNTNDFGTQGASDHCIFLDQRAAAEDFHRRFLNQYLKASQSHSVEEPHCNIAIVGAGATGVELAAELCHSAHELVSYGFDQIKPENLTITIVEASQRVLPVLSEKASIAILQQLEDLNIRVMTNEMVTEITEEGLHTKSGKFIPASLKVWSAGIKAPEFLKNLAGLESNRINQLIVKPTLQTTLDERIFALGDCAQCPRPDNDSPVPPRAQSAHQQAMLLAKSLIGSLKGKALLEFQYEDKGSLISLSKYSSVGNIMGNLSKDFTFEGKVARWMYVTLYRMHQFTLHGTLRTLLLIIRDRINRRASPNLKLH
- a CDS encoding pirin family protein, translating into MNTIMHRLTAQPASDGAGVKIKRVSPGRGYRILDPFLMLDELRSDSAGDYAAGFPSHPHRGFETITYMRKGLLEHQDHLGNRGVIENGGAQWMTAGRGVIHSEMPLQKEGFFHGFQLWLNLPANEKMRDPEYHNLKADDIPLIREGTHVIHVLGGRFLAGSTVTSGPIGDRSTDPHLWDIELNDGNELSLRLDPGLNVLLYAYEGKLSVNGEPLFTHQMATTESGTALSLKAESSAKVLLLAGRPLAEPVAQYGPFVMNTREQIEEAIHEYQSGALTGS
- a CDS encoding cupin domain-containing protein; translation: MATQCKQFDSNNEYYFQEGCFIIECSNSVDDPAVSIAQARVEAGKTTRWHRLINTTERYLILSGTGIAETEDRPATPLTQGDILIIPAGHAQRIHNPGDSDLVFLAICSPRFEVRNYQDAEDLV
- the hemJ gene encoding protoporphyrinogen oxidase HemJ; translated protein: MLLVKAFHLIAVICWFAGLFYLPRLFVYHCQALAENDTTGAERFKIMERKLYRGIMTPSMLIALALGLWMLIDRWDPYFKTAAWMHIKLTLVILLLIYHHICGRFLKRFAEDKNELSERFYRAFNEAPVLILVAVIILVTLKMPT
- a CDS encoding FMN-dependent NADH-azoreductase, with product MNLLHISSSLFSDQGNSKQLADHFVQTWIAQHPDGAVTERDLSKDPVPHLDQATFTANITAVDQRTEQQRAQARLADTLVEELMEADVLVLSVPMYNFGIPSTLKAWIDNVARAGTTFKYTATGPVGLVKNTKAVVLTARGGAYVGTPNDTQTPYLTTLLGFLGITDVQFIYAERLNMEPEKAPEIINRAKAEAEKLAAST
- a CDS encoding chloride channel protein, which gives rise to MKLDFDRIREKLSTVDALPLLSLLGILAGLSSGLIILLFRFVIEFILTLFLPGSSENFEALNPLLHSALPLAGAATLGTGFHFLAKEQRRTGIGYVIERFNLHQGAISLRSLLVQFGGAAVALISGLSMGREGPAVHLGAAGGSLLGQWSRLPNNSVRVLTGCGCAAAISASFNTPIAGVIFAMEVIMMEYSISTFIPIILASVVGASLTRAAYGHAPAFSIPEVQLGSLIELPFIVVCGLVIGCLAAALIYLSRECFHKTRRLGVGVRFLLAGAITGFAGFLAPQILGIGYDTVNAALVGGLGIWALLLIMSLKIVATGACVGMGLPGGIIGPSLFIGAMAGAIFGSLSAAMLPDNANITLYVLLGMAGMMAATLEAPLAALMTLLELTFEANIIFPGMLVVVISSLVASQLFKQKSIFQTLLKAQGITVRISPLATHLHRIGVAAVMDRSVRRIKPLISREEADELLKKQPNWLLIEKDGLPSHFLPAADLALHLGNLDEQSKEKPSENGNIEQINLLDIPAHRDNVSPILLSATLQEALETMKRHDVNAVYVRRMSAPNIYRVFGLVRKQDIEHFYQV
- the argC gene encoding N-acetyl-gamma-glutamyl-phosphate reductase, producing MNDSAQIKVGVVGGTGYTGVELLRLLVQHPKVSLTAVTSRSEAGSQVHELYPNLRGYLDLEFTHPQVETLSECDLVFFATPNGVAMKMVPELLRAGVKIIDLAADFRLQDPQVWEKWYGIPHACVDVLQQAVYGLPEVNRAAIAEAALVANPGCYPTAVQLGFLPLLEQGLVDQNGLIADVKSGVSGAGREAKLGSLLCEASENFKAYGVAGHRHLPEIKQGLERASDNPVGLTFVPHLTPMIRGIHATLYARLNNTGTDLQSLYQERYANDAFVDVMPSGSLPETRSVKGANHCRVAVHVPQGGDTVVVLSVIDNLVKGAAGQAVQNMNIMFGLAESAGLDQIALMP
- a CDS encoding LysR family transcriptional regulator, whose protein sequence is MSGTVIPNVTLEQWRAFQAVVEHGGYAQAAEKIHKTQSTLSYSVKKLEQVLGVKVLSVIGRKAVLTKEGEVLLRRSKQLLDSAISLEKIAENLARGIEARIDVSVDVVFPYTELLCVLAQFSQRYPDTRVELMESVLSGGQDLLVSGQLDLLVSPSVPQGFAGEPLLRLEFVCVASPDHPLNGLDRKITLQDLKQQRQLVTRDSGPQRRLSAPWLEAEQRWTVTNITTSVRALKQGLGFAWVPRLQIEDDLRSGELQALDMAEGGSRFGHLYLIYKDKDAAGPATCFLAEQIARVSREIAGRVY